The Xenorhabdus doucetiae genome has a window encoding:
- a CDS encoding PfkB family carbohydrate kinase yields MDNLEFRILQLLRKNPFLAQKEIADAIGISRSSVAGHILNLQKKGHIQGKGYIFSSGNYAVTVGASNMDITSFASAELLKKDSNPGKTKYTLGGVARNIAHNIAALKNDSYLISVFGDDAYGKRLFSETRLAGVDVSHSHKLNDERTSSYNSIVGGNGELQTAVSDMDILKKLTPELLNQSKSLIERAGVLVIDCNLTEDALEWLFKNAGNVPVFVNPVSSHKAGIVRNWLSYIHTIRPNRLEAETISGMKINSIKAAQSVTSWFHEQGVQRVVLSMGAEGVYYSELDYVSGHAPALPVDIVTITGSGDAMMAGLVHCALAGMDFQDSVHFAQRCAALVVSTELTYSLTLSPFAVGKLLALDPYSITNDAITGYTRQI; encoded by the coding sequence ATGGATAATCTGGAGTTCAGAATATTACAACTGCTCAGGAAAAATCCTTTTCTCGCCCAAAAAGAAATCGCGGATGCAATTGGGATTAGCCGTTCAAGCGTTGCAGGGCATATCCTGAATCTGCAAAAAAAAGGACACATACAAGGCAAAGGGTATATTTTTTCCAGTGGAAATTATGCCGTTACAGTGGGCGCGTCCAATATGGATATTACCAGCTTTGCTTCTGCTGAATTATTAAAGAAAGATTCCAACCCAGGGAAAACAAAATATACGTTAGGCGGTGTTGCCCGAAATATTGCACATAACATCGCCGCGTTAAAAAATGACAGTTATTTAATTTCTGTTTTTGGTGATGACGCCTATGGAAAACGACTTTTTAGTGAAACCCGGCTAGCGGGTGTCGATGTCAGCCATTCCCATAAACTCAACGATGAAAGAACATCGAGTTATAATTCAATCGTCGGCGGCAATGGGGAATTACAGACGGCTGTCAGTGATATGGATATTTTGAAAAAACTCACGCCTGAGTTATTAAATCAATCTAAGTCACTCATTGAACGGGCAGGGGTATTGGTTATCGACTGTAATTTAACCGAGGATGCCCTGGAGTGGTTATTTAAAAACGCCGGTAATGTCCCGGTATTTGTGAATCCGGTTTCTTCCCATAAAGCCGGAATAGTCCGTAATTGGTTATCCTATATTCATACCATCCGGCCCAACCGATTGGAAGCGGAGACAATCAGTGGTATGAAGATAAATTCAATAAAAGCGGCTCAGTCGGTCACATCCTGGTTTCATGAACAAGGTGTGCAGCGGGTCGTTTTGAGTATGGGAGCTGAGGGCGTTTACTATAGTGAACTCGATTATGTTTCAGGCCATGCTCCGGCACTGCCGGTCGATATTGTCACCATCACCGGTTCCGGGGATGCCATGATGGCGGGATTGGTTCATTGTGCGTTAGCCGGCATGGATTTTCAGGACAGTGTCCATTTTGCCCAACGTTGCGCCGCGCTTGTCGTGTCTACCGAATTAACGTATTCATTAACCCTGTCACCCTTCGCGGTTGGAAAATTGCTGGCATTGGACCCCTATTCAATAACCAATGATGCAATAACAGGGTATACCCGACAAATATAA
- a CDS encoding class I SAM-dependent DNA methyltransferase yields MDEQVSYDAIGEYYEKFSNTVAQRQSELRDILNMVGDIRGKSVLDLACGYGYFGRELHRRGAAKVVGIDISEKMIELAKAKSKFYGDDIEFHVQNVSEMQLEEKFDIIVAAFLFHYAQSTDELETMFQAVANHLKPAGKLVAYMASPDYQLKNGNCNNYGFTILSEEPWQNGFRHQAEFLTTPPSPFTFYRWSQESYENAIKKAGFQHITWQKPTVLENDLARYPAGFWDIYLQNCIHTGLVCQF; encoded by the coding sequence ATGGACGAGCAAGTAAGCTATGATGCTATTGGCGAGTATTATGAAAAATTTTCCAATACGGTCGCTCAACGGCAATCTGAGCTTCGGGATATACTCAATATGGTCGGGGATATCCGGGGAAAATCAGTCCTGGATTTAGCTTGCGGGTATGGTTATTTTGGGCGGGAATTACACCGCCGCGGGGCGGCGAAAGTTGTCGGCATTGATATCTCTGAAAAAATGATTGAACTCGCCAAAGCCAAATCTAAATTTTACGGTGATGATATTGAGTTTCACGTCCAAAATGTCAGTGAAATGCAATTAGAGGAAAAATTTGATATCATCGTTGCCGCTTTCTTATTCCACTATGCGCAATCCACTGACGAGCTCGAAACGATGTTTCAGGCCGTGGCAAATCATTTAAAACCCGCCGGCAAATTAGTTGCTTACATGGCTTCACCGGATTACCAATTAAAAAACGGAAATTGTAATAATTATGGTTTCACCATTTTAAGTGAAGAACCCTGGCAGAATGGCTTCCGGCATCAGGCCGAATTTCTGACAACCCCTCCCAGCCCGTTTACATTTTATCGCTGGAGTCAGGAGAGCTATGAAAACGCCATTAAAAAAGCCGGTTTTCAGCATATCACCTGGCAAAAACCCACGGTCTTAGAAAACGATTTAGCACGTTACCCTGCCGGTTTTTGGGATATTTATCTGCAAAATTGCATTCACACCGGACTTGTTTGTCAGTTTTAA
- a CDS encoding TIGR03757 family integrating conjugative element protein, producing MMRTLCLLLFAGLMASHFANAKTVVYTDSQNLPANLSSDSEVVWLDAPEQLHQQHFGQLPADPRQAAAQAQAILQSSQWQKQEQQLIGAYRAVVGAWQLGVRTYPAVVFDDREVVYGTADVAKASALREQNRP from the coding sequence ATGATGAGAACGCTCTGTTTATTACTCTTTGCAGGATTGATGGCGTCACACTTTGCCAACGCAAAAACGGTGGTCTATACCGATAGCCAGAATCTTCCTGCAAATCTCTCCTCTGACAGTGAAGTTGTCTGGCTGGATGCCCCGGAACAACTTCATCAGCAGCACTTTGGTCAGCTTCCCGCAGACCCCCGACAAGCCGCCGCGCAGGCACAAGCTATTTTGCAATCCTCTCAATGGCAAAAGCAGGAACAACAACTGATCGGGGCTTACCGTGCCGTGGTGGGTGCCTGGCAATTAGGGGTGCGTACATATCCGGCCGTGGTGTTTGATGACCGCGAAGTGGTGTATGGCACGGCGGATGTGGCCAAAGCGAGTGCACTCAGGGAGCAAAACCGACCATGA
- a CDS encoding TIGR03756 family integrating conjugative element protein: MNTPRLALPIVITLIAAFAPVTQAAINTAQIVASSISPSCIQWRVSGICYWLFCSWHGCTVKTSVKVTHYLPEAVVSTYHAPGGNPWSEMARLSSLSGGVENAVTGALSHLTSGGGDHMVKVAGQRRTSLRFKYADAIGHPATQLIGGQIPGYSCRSAATPLIPYFLSTLDTLAWRTGLPESFYPEALIPGQRELGSQMAGNMWGNIYPRSGFVNQADDDKASAVVAQRVADIITRAGQPHVYQVLKGQRTDGYWPPEPVKENTGTKNHQWQRLSPQLSQSCTVFPDGEHTAASKGNQAYALWQAYSCCQRRGQRFLGSTAI, encoded by the coding sequence ATGAATACGCCACGCCTTGCTTTGCCGATTGTCATCACCCTGATAGCCGCGTTCGCGCCGGTTACCCAGGCTGCCATCAACACCGCCCAAATCGTGGCCAGCAGTATCTCACCCTCCTGTATTCAGTGGCGGGTCAGTGGCATCTGTTACTGGCTGTTTTGTTCCTGGCATGGCTGTACGGTAAAAACCTCTGTTAAGGTGACGCATTACCTGCCCGAAGCCGTGGTGTCCACCTATCATGCGCCCGGCGGCAATCCGTGGTCAGAAATGGCAAGGCTCAGCTCCTTATCCGGTGGTGTGGAAAATGCCGTCACCGGTGCATTATCGCATCTGACGTCGGGAGGGGGTGATCACATGGTGAAAGTCGCGGGACAACGCCGTACCAGCCTGCGTTTCAAATACGCTGATGCCATCGGCCATCCCGCTACCCAGTTGATTGGCGGGCAAATTCCCGGCTATTCCTGCCGCAGTGCCGCCACGCCCTTGATACCCTATTTTCTGAGCACCCTGGATACGCTCGCGTGGCGTACCGGCTTGCCGGAATCGTTCTACCCCGAAGCGCTTATTCCCGGTCAGCGGGAGCTGGGAAGTCAAATGGCCGGCAATATGTGGGGAAATATTTACCCCCGCTCAGGCTTTGTGAATCAGGCCGATGATGACAAAGCCTCTGCCGTGGTGGCACAACGGGTAGCCGACATTATTACCCGTGCCGGGCAGCCGCATGTTTATCAGGTCCTGAAAGGTCAGCGTACTGACGGTTATTGGCCGCCTGAACCCGTGAAAGAAAATACCGGCACGAAAAACCATCAATGGCAGCGGTTATCACCGCAGTTAAGTCAATCCTGTACCGTATTTCCTGATGGGGAACACACGGCTGCCAGCAAGGGCAATCAGGCGTATGCCCTGTGGCAGGCCTACAGTTGTTGTCAGCGCCGGGGACAGCGTTTTCTTGGCAGTACGGCTATCTGA
- a CDS encoding integrating conjugative element protein: MTRISVLLLILSGLATASVQGNTVSLSLPQVNHSALGYGADVSGAVSDTLFYTLGGGSVISQPATRRSPAKLGGLEIGWSSDFMCGNFDLKTTVGNQLNGITEGLKNLMSEVIQGATGAVASLPAMVIQRANPGLYDMLTNGVLQANVAFDKAQFNCQNMAKRMMDFAQNNKWTQSAAMQEYKTLVNSGDGDAVRINNAGSKATGTGGHPWIGGKKQGGRGQNAIRPTRDLAGAGFNMMNNQPVLSQSAVRPQHCDGGACRKFQNAREAADAVVKVLGDRAIRTCANAEECTSGGENQQPGATVAGTGFAPMLEIHTQANIEQLVKLVNGTEKPTAANLAKLKTGSLAVTKGVIQALQRDPDSAALTARLAGELAMAETTETALLMRRMLITGMSEPNAAAQPEALSEGERRVAALDREITALKNEMQLKQELARNSILTIIERENVRIQAHPQKQVPDSSDTRFYRLEMPGNNSRSGR; encoded by the coding sequence ATGACCAGAATAAGCGTTTTGTTGTTGATACTAAGCGGGCTGGCAACGGCTTCTGTACAAGGCAATACAGTATCCCTTTCATTACCGCAGGTAAATCACAGTGCGCTGGGTTATGGGGCGGATGTCAGCGGTGCCGTCTCCGATACGCTGTTTTATACCCTGGGCGGCGGTTCGGTGATCTCACAACCGGCGACCCGCCGTTCCCCGGCCAAACTGGGCGGACTGGAAATCGGCTGGAGTTCGGATTTTATGTGCGGCAACTTCGACTTAAAAACCACGGTCGGCAATCAGCTGAACGGCATTACCGAGGGGTTGAAGAACCTGATGAGTGAGGTGATCCAGGGTGCCACCGGCGCGGTAGCCAGTCTGCCTGCGATGGTTATCCAGCGTGCCAATCCCGGTCTGTATGACATGCTGACCAATGGGGTCTTGCAGGCCAATGTGGCGTTCGACAAGGCTCAGTTTAATTGTCAGAACATGGCCAAACGGATGATGGATTTTGCGCAAAACAATAAATGGACGCAGTCTGCCGCGATGCAGGAATACAAGACGCTGGTTAACAGCGGGGATGGTGATGCGGTGAGGATCAATAATGCCGGCAGCAAAGCCACCGGTACGGGCGGGCATCCGTGGATTGGCGGCAAAAAGCAGGGCGGCAGGGGACAGAATGCTATCCGCCCGACCCGCGATTTAGCCGGAGCGGGATTTAATATGATGAACAACCAACCCGTGCTGAGTCAGTCTGCTGTTCGCCCGCAACACTGTGATGGCGGTGCCTGCCGCAAATTCCAGAATGCGCGCGAAGCGGCCGATGCCGTGGTGAAAGTGCTGGGTGACCGGGCTATCCGCACCTGTGCCAATGCCGAGGAATGCACCAGTGGCGGAGAAAACCAACAACCGGGTGCCACGGTGGCCGGCACGGGTTTTGCGCCGATGCTGGAAATACATACCCAGGCCAATATTGAGCAACTGGTAAAACTGGTCAATGGTACGGAAAAACCGACGGCAGCGAATCTGGCCAAACTGAAAACCGGCAGTCTGGCGGTGACCAAAGGGGTGATTCAGGCGTTGCAGCGTGATCCGGACAGTGCCGCGCTGACAGCACGTTTAGCGGGTGAGCTGGCCATGGCGGAGACCACCGAAACGGCGTTACTGATGCGGCGGATGCTTATCACCGGGATGTCAGAACCGAATGCCGCTGCTCAGCCGGAAGCGCTGAGTGAGGGCGAGCGGCGGGTTGCGGCGCTGGACCGGGAAATCACCGCGCTGAAAAATGAAATGCAACTGAAACAGGAACTGGCCCGCAATTCTATTCTGACCATTATCGAACGGGAAAATGTTCGCATTCAGGCTCATCCACAAAAACAGGTGCCAGACAGTAGCGATACGCGTTTTTACCGGCTGGAAATGCCCGGCAATAACAGTCGGTCAGGTCGGTGA
- a CDS encoding conjugal transfer protein TraG N-terminal domain-containing protein has translation MTTNSYLEYFLTLLGWIVNNGLWQILIATGLFTLPLVIKVIAVWLKVREGGEEEGNGGLQSLARIENTLYSAFFVMMICCVPLVNVSLSSLQYDQSRAKSCGTWTPKAPSDSGYALVISSLNHQTAAVPLWWAVVHRLSKGLTQAAVATIPCRPDLRQLRFDVQHTRIANAALAAELQDFTNDCYALALYQWKQKDQGQTTDPAVLNDIDWLGSRTFLTGDYNTLQSRTPRTQFPWVDSRDSGRPNTRQGGYPTCKAWWSASKTGLEARVLAQADPGLWLRLSAALKMMGKDSREYKEAVIRRLVSPVNLAVSQDGYVYGGYGGNADFTLWDRSNRVGASAGAMLGGLIAYPMFDAVRQALPMMQAVILMALYILLPLILLFAAYEFKTVFTLTFVIFALNFLTFWWETARWLDSFLLEALYASETHSLFNLAGLQNTSDDLIMGLVMGTLFIVLPMVWLGALAWAGVRMGDMAGMMSQGVGQVRQSAGMFGQMVMQKMMSKGK, from the coding sequence ATGACCACAAACAGTTATCTGGAATATTTTCTGACTTTACTCGGTTGGATCGTCAACAATGGCCTGTGGCAGATCCTGATTGCCACGGGGTTGTTTACGCTCCCTTTGGTGATAAAGGTGATAGCTGTCTGGCTGAAAGTCAGGGAAGGCGGTGAAGAGGAGGGCAATGGCGGATTACAGTCGCTGGCCCGTATTGAAAACACCCTGTACAGCGCCTTTTTCGTCATGATGATCTGCTGTGTGCCGCTGGTAAATGTCAGCCTCAGCAGCCTCCAGTATGACCAGTCGCGAGCCAAAAGTTGTGGCACCTGGACACCGAAAGCACCGAGCGACAGTGGCTATGCGCTGGTGATATCCAGCCTCAATCATCAGACCGCTGCCGTGCCGCTCTGGTGGGCAGTGGTGCACCGCTTGTCAAAAGGCCTGACGCAAGCGGCGGTTGCCACCATTCCCTGCCGACCCGATTTGCGGCAACTGCGCTTTGACGTGCAGCACACCCGTATTGCCAACGCCGCACTGGCGGCGGAATTGCAGGATTTTACCAATGATTGTTATGCCTTAGCGCTCTATCAATGGAAACAGAAAGATCAGGGACAAACCACAGATCCGGCTGTGCTGAATGATATCGACTGGCTGGGCAGCCGCACGTTTTTAACCGGTGACTACAACACCCTGCAATCACGAACGCCCAGAACCCAGTTTCCGTGGGTTGATAGTCGCGATAGTGGCCGACCCAATACCAGGCAGGGCGGTTATCCGACCTGCAAAGCGTGGTGGTCAGCCTCTAAAACCGGGCTGGAAGCCAGAGTGCTGGCACAGGCCGATCCCGGATTATGGCTGCGTTTATCAGCGGCCCTGAAAATGATGGGAAAAGACAGCCGTGAATATAAAGAAGCGGTGATCCGCCGTCTGGTCAGCCCGGTTAATCTGGCGGTGTCGCAGGACGGCTACGTGTATGGCGGCTATGGCGGCAATGCGGATTTTACCCTCTGGGACCGGTCCAACCGGGTCGGTGCAAGTGCGGGCGCGATGTTGGGCGGATTGATTGCCTATCCGATGTTTGATGCCGTGCGCCAGGCACTGCCAATGATGCAGGCGGTGATCCTGATGGCGTTGTATATCCTGCTACCGTTGATTTTGTTATTTGCCGCGTATGAATTCAAGACCGTTTTTACGTTGACGTTTGTGATTTTTGCGCTGAACTTTCTCACCTTCTGGTGGGAAACCGCCCGCTGGCTGGACAGTTTTCTATTGGAAGCCCTGTATGCTTCAGAAACCCACAGCCTGTTTAATCTGGCCGGATTGCAGAATACCTCCGATGACTTAATTATGGGGCTGGTAATGGGCACGCTGTTTATTGTCCTGCCGATGGTCTGGCTGGGGGCACTGGCGTGGGCCGGGGTGCGAATGGGGGATATGGCCGGTATGATGAGCCAGGGCGTGGGACAGGTCAGGCAGTCTGCCGGGATGTTCGGGCAAATGGTGATGCAGAAAATGATGTCAAAGGGAAAATAG